In Desulfofustis limnaeus, the genomic stretch CTGGACGGAGCCGGACGATGCGATGTTCAAGATGACCGTTTCGCCCGAGGCGGCCCCGGACCGGCCGACCTATCTGGAGATCGAGTTCGCCGGCGGCAATCCGGTGGCGCTGGACGGCCAGCAGCTGGAGCCGCTGGCCCTGTTCACCAGGCTGAACAAGCTGGGCGGCGCCAACGGCATCGGCAGGCTGGACCTGGTGGAGAACCGTTTCGTCGGCATGAAGTCGCGCGGCGTCTACGAGACCCCGGGCGGCACCATCCTGCGGGCGGCGCACCGCGACCTGGAGACCATCACCCTGGATCGCGAGGTGATGAAGATCAGGGATTCGCTCATTCCCCGCTATGCCGAACTGATCTACAACGGATTCTGGTTCTCGCCGGAGCGGGAACTGCTGCAGACCACCATGGACGCAACCCAGCGCACGGTGAACGGCACCGTGCGGCTGAAACTGTACAAGGGCACCTGCACGCCGGTCGGCCGCACGTCCGACCAGTCGCTTTATCAGGAGAGCTTCGCTACCTTTGAGGAGGATTCGGTCTACGATCAGGCCGACGCTACCGGCTTTATCCGGCTCAACGGCCTGCGTCTGCGCATCCAGGCCCTGCAGAAGAAACAGTCATGAGCACCGACAACGGGCATTCGGAAAAGATGTGGGGCGGCCGGTTCGCCGAGACCACCGCCGCGTCGCTGGAGGCGTTCAGCGCCTCGATCCACTACGACTCCCGGCTCTATCACTACGATATCGCCGGAAGCAAGGCGCATGCCACGATGCTCGCCGAAAACGGGCTACTGACCAAGGACGAGGTGGCCGACATCATCGCCGGTCTCGCCGGTATCGAGGCCGATATCGAGGCCGGCACCTTTGTCTTTCGCCGGGAGCTCGAAGATATTCACATGAATATCGAGAAGGCGCTGGCCGAGCGGATCGGCCCGGCCGGAGCGAAACTGCACGCGGCCCGCAGCCGCAACGACCAGATCGCCCTGGACCTGCGGCTTTACCTGCGCGACCAGTGCGACCGGCTGACCGAACTGCTCACCGGTCTGCGCCGTGCCTTCGTCGCCCAGGCCCGGACCTATCTGGGCGCGGTGATGCCCGGCTATACCCACCTGCAGCGGGCTCAGCCGGTGCTGCTGTCGCACCACCTGCTGGCCTACTACGAGATGTTCGGCCGCGACGTGGCCCGCCTGCACGACTGCCGCCGCCGCATCAATCTCTGCCCGCTCGGCAGCGCCGCGCTGGCCGGTACCGGCCTGCCCATCGACCGGGAGCGGGTGGCCGAGCTGCTCGGCTTTGCCGGGGTCACCGCCAACTCCATGGACACCGCCGGGGATCGCGATTTCGCCATCGAGTTCGTCTCCTGCTGCGCGATGATCCAGCTGCACCTGTCCCGGCTTGCCGAGGAGCTGGTGCTGTGGGCCGGCAGCGAGTTCGATTTCGTCGACCTGCCGGATCGGTTTTGCACCGGCTCGTCGATCATGCCGCAGAAGAAAAATCCGGATATCCCCGAGCTGGTCCGCGGCAAGAGCGGCCGCGTGATCGGCAGCCTGATGTCTTTGCTGATCCTGGTCAAGGGGTTGCCGCTTACCTATAACCGCGATCTCCAGGAGGACAAGGAGCCGGTCTTTGATGCGGTCGACACCGTTTCCGCGTCGCTGTCGATCATGGCCGAGCTGGTGGCCAACCTCCGTTTCAAGACGGAGCGGCTGCAGGCGGCCACCACCAGCGGCTTCATGACGGCTACGGATCTGGCCGATTACCTGGTGGTGAAAGATGTACCATTCCGCGAAGCGCATGGTATAGTTGGCAGAATCGTCGCCTATTGCGTGGAAAAGAAGTGTGAATTGGAGACGTTGAGCCTGGAGGAAATGCGTCGTTTTTCTCCGGTCATCGATAAGGACGTCTTCGAGGTCTTGAGCGTGAACGGTTCGGTGGACAGCCGGATCTCAACGGGAGGCACCAGTCTGCAGCGGGTCACGGAGGCGCTCGGTGCCGCGGAACAAAACATGGGGATGCGATGATGAGAAGCGGATATTACGCACGATTTGCAGGCACGGTACTGGTACTGGCCATGGTGTTGGGGGCAGGGGGATGCGGTTTCAAGACCGATCCGGTCCCGCCGGCCAGCATCGTCCCGGAAGCAATTGACGATCTCCGCTATACGGTAGACGACAAGGGGGTCACCCTCAGCTGGACCTACCCGGTGGAGACCATCCAGGGGAGCAGCATCGTCGACATCTCGGCCTTTGACGTCTATCGGGCTACGGTAGCCCTGGAGGATGTCTGCGACACCTGCCCCATCCCGTTTGGCGAACCCATGGAAATACCCGGCGGCGAGACGGTCGAGGCGGGCAAGCCGAAGGTGGCCGTCTACCAGACGTCGCTGCTCCGGCCCGGCCATAAATATTTCTTCAAGGTCCGATCCCGCACCAGTTGGTGGGCGGCCAGCGCCGACTCCAACATCGTCTCCTTCGTCTGGACGCAGCCGCCGGTTGCTCCGGCCGGATTGAGTGCTACGCCGGGCGATTCACTCATCAGCTTGAGCTGGGAACCGGTCACCACCCTGGTGGACGGGCGTCCGGTGGAAGGCAGCATCACCTATCAGCTGCTGCGCAGCGAGGAGGGCAAGGAGTTCGAAGCCCTCGGTGAACCGTCGGCGGCGACGAGCTATCGTGACAGCCTGGTGATCAACGGGCGGAAATATTTCTATAAGGTGCAGAGCCTGCTTTCCTATCAGGGTCACCTGGTGAACGGCGGCATGAGCGAGATCATCAGCGCCGAGCCGGTTGACCAGACGCCGCCGCCGGTGCCGGCAGGTGTGGTTGCCGTGGAGACCGACGCCGGGGTCAAGATCGTCTGGGAACCGGTAAGTGACGAGCAGGTGGCCGGGTACCGGGTCTACCGCCGTGTCGCCGACCGGCAGCAGCCGGAGCTGATCGGCGAGGTGGCGGTGCCTTACTCGCTCTTCGTCGACAGTAAAGCGGATGGAGCGACCCGTTATTACTATTCGGTGTCCGCCGTCGACGGGGCAACGCCGGCCAATGAATCGGATCTGTCCCGCGAGGCGACCACCAGGTAGCGCGGTGGTGACGGGCGGAGCCACATGAACCTTGATTTCCCGATAGCCATCACCAAGATGAGCGGCGCCGGCAACGATTTCATCGTCATCGATCACCGGCGCCCCCTGGTTCCGGAGCCGCTGCAGCCGCAATTCGCCCAGCTGGTCTGCCGCCGCCGCTTTTCGGTCGGGGCGGACGGCCTGATCCTCATCGAGGATGATGAGGAGCTGGATTTTCGCTGGCGCTTCTATAACAGCGACGGCTCGGTTGCCGAGATGTGCGGCAACGGGGCCCGCTGTGCCGCCCGCTTTGCCTTCCGCCAGGGCATCGCCGGCCGCAGCCAGCGTTTTCGGACGGTGGCCGGGGTCATCGAGGCGGAGGTCATCGGCGAACAGGAGCATGTCAGTGTCCGGATGACCGAGCCCTTTGGTTATCGCGACGGGATCTTCATCAATCTCGACGGCACCTCGTATGAGGTGTTTTTCATCAACACCGGCGTACCGCACGCCGTTGTCTTCGTCGCTTCGGATCAGATACCGGTCCGCGAATGGGGACGCCGGCTGCGGTTTCACGAGCAATTCGCGCCGGCCGGC encodes the following:
- a CDS encoding argininosuccinate synthase; the encoded protein is MDIKKIVLAYSGGLDTSVILKWLELQYQCPVIAYCADIGQEENWQAVREKGLATGAEQVIISDLREEFVREYIFPAFRANAIYEGSYLLGTSLARPLIAKEQVRIAAAEGADAVSHGATGKGNDQVRFELAYIGLDPKLKIIAPWRIWDLNSRTKLVEFAKEHGIPVPVTKEKPYSSDENLLHISYEGGILENPWTEPDDAMFKMTVSPEAAPDRPTYLEIEFAGGNPVALDGQQLEPLALFTRLNKLGGANGIGRLDLVENRFVGMKSRGVYETPGGTILRAAHRDLETITLDREVMKIRDSLIPRYAELIYNGFWFSPERELLQTTMDATQRTVNGTVRLKLYKGTCTPVGRTSDQSLYQESFATFEEDSVYDQADATGFIRLNGLRLRIQALQKKQS
- the argH gene encoding argininosuccinate lyase yields the protein MSTDNGHSEKMWGGRFAETTAASLEAFSASIHYDSRLYHYDIAGSKAHATMLAENGLLTKDEVADIIAGLAGIEADIEAGTFVFRRELEDIHMNIEKALAERIGPAGAKLHAARSRNDQIALDLRLYLRDQCDRLTELLTGLRRAFVAQARTYLGAVMPGYTHLQRAQPVLLSHHLLAYYEMFGRDVARLHDCRRRINLCPLGSAALAGTGLPIDRERVAELLGFAGVTANSMDTAGDRDFAIEFVSCCAMIQLHLSRLAEELVLWAGSEFDFVDLPDRFCTGSSIMPQKKNPDIPELVRGKSGRVIGSLMSLLILVKGLPLTYNRDLQEDKEPVFDAVDTVSASLSIMAELVANLRFKTERLQAATTSGFMTATDLADYLVVKDVPFREAHGIVGRIVAYCVEKKCELETLSLEEMRRFSPVIDKDVFEVLSVNGSVDSRISTGGTSLQRVTEALGAAEQNMGMR
- a CDS encoding fibronectin type III domain-containing protein, whose amino-acid sequence is MMRSGYYARFAGTVLVLAMVLGAGGCGFKTDPVPPASIVPEAIDDLRYTVDDKGVTLSWTYPVETIQGSSIVDISAFDVYRATVALEDVCDTCPIPFGEPMEIPGGETVEAGKPKVAVYQTSLLRPGHKYFFKVRSRTSWWAASADSNIVSFVWTQPPVAPAGLSATPGDSLISLSWEPVTTLVDGRPVEGSITYQLLRSEEGKEFEALGEPSAATSYRDSLVINGRKYFYKVQSLLSYQGHLVNGGMSEIISAEPVDQTPPPVPAGVVAVETDAGVKIVWEPVSDEQVAGYRVYRRVADRQQPELIGEVAVPYSLFVDSKADGATRYYYSVSAVDGATPANESDLSREATTR
- the dapF gene encoding diaminopimelate epimerase — encoded protein: MNLDFPIAITKMSGAGNDFIVIDHRRPLVPEPLQPQFAQLVCRRRFSVGADGLILIEDDEELDFRWRFYNSDGSVAEMCGNGARCAARFAFRQGIAGRSQRFRTVAGVIEAEVIGEQEHVSVRMTEPFGYRDGIFINLDGTSYEVFFINTGVPHAVVFVASDQIPVREWGRRLRFHEQFAPAGTNVDFVRVDGDGALLVRTYERGVEDETMACGTGVVAAALVAVRQGLCESPVDVTTGGGEQLLVQFTGEGGEQGTDVYLQGAARIVYEGALSPEALL